One Candidatus Hydrogenedentota bacterium DNA window includes the following coding sequences:
- a CDS encoding nicotinate phosphoribosyltransferase → MNDPSAGWFRREGTALLTDFYQLTMMAGQWREGRTGQRVSFDYFFRALPPHTGFAVTAGLEVFLDFLEHLRFTDSDIAYLRSLGVFGDDFLEYLGAFSPQCAVRALPEGTLAFPFEPVVQVEGNILEAQLLETALLNFMNYPTLIATKAARVCQAAGGEPVMEFGLRRAHGPDGGVLGARAACIGGCASTSNVLAGKVYGVPVAGTHAHSWVMSFPSELEAFRAFARQYPDRCILLVDTYDPVKSGIPSAITVFRELREQGVNARPAIRLDSGDLAKLSKTAHRMMAEAGLNDPLIVASNDLDEDLIADLKRQGAKINAWGVGTHLITAFDCPALGGVYKLTAIMNADSGWQPRMKLSSNADKATDPGRKQILRCFDAEGRPLGDVLALEDECLPGSGTVAGRRQKNPHLPAAIEGVARTEPLLETVFSEGRRTAPAGGYQAARDRAQREMAALPEEHKRLRNPEIYRVLLSEKLGALKEHMMTHPELA, encoded by the coding sequence CCGCGCGCTGCCCCCCCACACGGGGTTCGCGGTGACCGCCGGCCTCGAAGTCTTCCTCGACTTTCTCGAACACCTCCGCTTCACGGACTCGGACATCGCGTATCTGCGCTCGCTGGGCGTGTTCGGCGACGACTTCCTGGAGTACCTCGGCGCGTTCTCCCCGCAGTGCGCGGTGCGCGCCCTGCCCGAGGGCACGCTGGCCTTCCCCTTTGAGCCCGTCGTCCAGGTGGAGGGAAACATCCTGGAGGCCCAGCTGCTTGAGACGGCCCTCCTCAACTTCATGAACTACCCCACCCTCATCGCCACCAAGGCGGCGCGGGTGTGCCAGGCGGCCGGGGGCGAGCCGGTCATGGAGTTCGGCCTGCGCCGCGCCCACGGCCCCGACGGCGGGGTGCTCGGCGCGCGCGCCGCCTGCATTGGCGGCTGCGCCTCGACGTCCAACGTCCTCGCGGGCAAGGTGTACGGCGTCCCCGTGGCGGGCACCCACGCCCACAGCTGGGTCATGAGCTTCCCGTCGGAGCTGGAGGCGTTCCGCGCCTTCGCCCGGCAGTACCCGGACCGCTGCATCCTGCTGGTGGACACCTACGACCCCGTGAAAAGCGGCATTCCCAGCGCCATCACGGTTTTCAGGGAACTCCGGGAACAGGGCGTGAACGCGCGCCCGGCCATCCGGCTCGACTCCGGGGACCTGGCGAAGCTCAGCAAGACGGCGCACCGCATGATGGCCGAGGCGGGGCTGAACGACCCGCTTATCGTCGCGTCCAACGACCTCGACGAGGATCTCATCGCCGACCTCAAGCGCCAGGGCGCGAAGATCAACGCGTGGGGCGTGGGCACCCACCTCATCACGGCCTTCGACTGCCCCGCCCTCGGCGGGGTCTACAAGCTGACGGCGATTATGAACGCCGACAGCGGGTGGCAGCCGCGCATGAAGCTGAGCTCCAACGCGGACAAGGCCACGGACCCCGGCCGCAAGCAGATCCTGCGCTGTTTTGACGCCGAGGGCCGCCCGCTGGGCGACGTGCTCGCGTTGGAGGACGAGTGTCTGCCGGGCTCCGGCACCGTTGCCGGACGCCGGCAGAAGAATCCGCACCTCCCCGCGGCCATTGAGGGCGTGGCGCGGACCGAGCCGCTGCTGGAGACCGTCTTCTCGGAGGGGCGCCGCACCGCCCCCGCCGGGGGGTACCAGGCGGCCCGCGACCGGGCACAGCGGGAGATGGCCGCCCTGCCGGAGGAGCACAAGCGCCTGCGGAACCCGGAGATCTACCGGGTGCTGCTTTCGGAGAAACTGGGCGCCCTCAAAGAGCACATGATGACGCATCCGGAACTGGCCTGA